One segment of Bacteroidales bacterium DNA contains the following:
- a CDS encoding oligosaccharide flippase family protein: MKRKFVTNLALLLFLNLLVKPVYAFGIDVGVQNTVGAAEYGNYFILLNFTLIFQIILDLGIESFSRREIARHTHLLSKYVSYILPLKVLLGAIYFTVCSAIGYFMGWKDNEFRLLLIMLLNQFLAAFILYFRANLGGMHWFSADSIVSVIDRFVVIVICGFLLLDPVTRHVFRIEWLVYAQTAAYLISASLSASLVLSKTDSVKFRFNLRYYKSFLAQSLPFALLFLLMASYLRVDSVLIGKMLVNGKEQAGIYAQGFRIIEILSNYGYLFTVILLPVFSKMIKQNESVQNLTRLSFTLLIVPALIVVFGCISYRNEIIDILYTRHVQDSANAFAILTLSFLGICITYIFGTLLTANGNLRILNTMAALAVVINITLNLVFIKRFGIIGAAIANACTQLFTGAFQIITAKKIFRFKTDRRLMISLVLFIILIAAASILSRYLQITWYYSFFLYVFFALILSFPLGLMKIKDFSALLLSEK; encoded by the coding sequence TTGAAAAGAAAATTTGTCACAAATCTGGCCCTTCTTTTATTTTTAAATCTTCTTGTTAAACCAGTTTACGCTTTTGGAATTGATGTAGGAGTGCAGAATACCGTTGGTGCTGCGGAATACGGCAATTACTTCATTCTGCTGAACTTCACGCTGATTTTCCAAATCATTCTTGACCTGGGTATTGAAAGCTTCAGCCGGCGAGAAATTGCCCGTCACACTCACCTGCTCAGCAAATATGTTTCATATATCCTGCCGCTGAAAGTTCTGCTGGGTGCCATTTATTTTACCGTTTGTTCGGCCATCGGCTATTTTATGGGCTGGAAAGACAATGAATTCAGGCTATTGCTGATCATGTTGCTGAACCAGTTCCTGGCGGCATTCATCCTTTATTTCAGGGCCAACCTGGGAGGCATGCATTGGTTCAGTGCCGACAGCATTGTATCGGTAATTGATCGCTTTGTGGTGATTGTCATTTGCGGATTTTTGCTTCTTGATCCGGTTACGCGGCATGTTTTTCGCATCGAATGGCTTGTTTATGCGCAGACTGCAGCTTATCTCATCAGCGCCAGTTTGTCCGCCAGCCTTGTGTTATCAAAAACCGATTCGGTCAAATTCAGGTTTAATCTCAGGTATTACAAATCGTTTCTGGCCCAGAGCCTTCCCTTTGCCTTGCTTTTTCTGCTTATGGCTTCTTATCTCAGGGTCGATTCGGTGCTTATAGGCAAAATGCTCGTGAATGGTAAGGAACAGGCCGGAATTTATGCCCAGGGGTTCAGGATTATCGAAATCCTTTCCAACTATGGCTATCTTTTCACTGTGATCCTGCTTCCCGTTTTTTCAAAAATGATCAAACAGAATGAGTCGGTTCAGAATCTCACAAGACTTTCGTTTACGTTGCTTATCGTGCCGGCGTTGATTGTGGTTTTCGGCTGTATCAGTTACCGGAATGAAATCATCGACATTCTGTATACCCGCCATGTGCAGGATTCTGCAAATGCTTTTGCCATTCTCACCCTGAGTTTCCTGGGGATATGCATTACCTATATTTTCGGCACACTGCTCACTGCAAATGGCAACCTCAGGATACTGAATACGATGGCTGCATTGGCTGTTGTGATTAATATTACGCTTAACCTGGTTTTTATTAAACGATTCGGAATCATCGGGGCGGCGATTGCCAATGCCTGTACACAACTTTTTACCGGGGCATTCCAGATTATTACTGCCAAGAAGATTTTCAGGTTTAAAACCGACAGGCGGTTAATGATCAGCCTTGTACTTTTTATTATATTGATTGCTGCAGCCAGCATTCTTTCGAGGTACCTTCAAATAACCTGGTATTATTCCTTTTTCCTTTATGTGTTTTTTGCCCTCATTCTGTCCTTTCCTTTAGGCCTTATGAAAATTAAGGATTTCAGTGCCCTGCTGCTTTCAGAAAAATAG
- a CDS encoding ribonuclease HII: MLKSYLIPGIFEAGCDEAGRGCLAGPVFAAAVILPDDYENPDLNDSKQLTPEMRDILRKDIEKNAVAWAVAWCDNKMIDEINILRASIKAMHDALDKLTLKPGHVLIDGNRFYPYGRIPYTCIIKGDGIYASIAAASILAKTWRDEYMNTLHNEINCYCWDTNKGYPTPEHRDAIQKFGISSYHRKTFSLLDDQLELDF, encoded by the coding sequence GTGCTGAAAAGTTATCTGATACCGGGTATTTTTGAGGCGGGGTGTGATGAGGCCGGGAGGGGTTGCCTCGCGGGGCCTGTTTTTGCGGCTGCCGTTATTTTGCCTGATGACTATGAGAATCCCGATCTGAACGACTCAAAACAGTTGACTCCCGAAATGAGAGACATCCTCCGTAAAGATATAGAAAAGAATGCCGTTGCATGGGCCGTTGCATGGTGCGATAATAAAATGATAGATGAAATCAATATCCTCAGGGCATCCATTAAAGCAATGCATGACGCACTGGACAAGTTAACTCTTAAGCCCGGCCATGTGCTTATTGACGGTAACCGGTTTTACCCGTATGGCCGCATCCCGTATACCTGTATAATTAAGGGCGACGGCATCTATGCATCGATAGCCGCCGCATCAATACTGGCCAAAACCTGGCGCGACGAATACATGAACACCTTGCATAATGAAATAAACTGTTACTGCTGGGACACGAATAAAGGTTACCCTACACCCGAACACCGTGATGCCATCCAGAAATTCGGAATTTCATCCTACCACCGCAAAACCTTTTCACTGCTTGACGATCAACTTGAACTTGACTTTTAG
- a CDS encoding S46 family peptidase translates to MKKCFSMILGLSLLMNFAVKADEGMWLLPLIKKLNIDTMHSLGFRLTAEDIYSINHSSLKDAVVIFGGGCTGEIVSDEGLILTNHHCGYDAIQNHSTVEHNYLEDGFWAMNHKEELPNEDLSVTFLVKVEDITDLVLKATSGVTSEKERDDKVQAVSDSIVKSATRETDYDADVESLFGGNNYYLFVYQTYKDVRLVGAPPSSIGKFGGDTDNWMWPRHTGDFSVFRVYSAPDGKPAAYSDKNIPLKPKYSLPVSLKERKLNDFSMVMGYPGTTTRYMTSYEIKELMNLTNDNRIKIRGLRLDILMKDMRADEKVNIQYASKYYTSSNYYKYSIGQNQGLQRLHIMEDKQNQEKEFTAWISKDPQRTEKYGQALNLIKDAVDKRASYKHAVQYVYESLLTSSELIAFANRATGLYNALVAEPANTSLVDSLSKLLRTRYDDFSKEYNPSTDMKVIPAMLRLYKENVSEEFLPDMYKVIASRYKNDYNKYTIDMFSKSIFANKDKLDAFLKKPTRQVLEKDPAFKAAQSVMAVYRKAYYGQNASSDDFNKGHRLYIAGILEMHPDKKYYPDANFTMRMTYGTIQDYNARDAVHYDYMTTLNGIMEKEDPENPEFVVPAKLKELYKNQDYGEYGKNNIMPVCFISNNDITGGNSGSPVIDGEGALIGLAFDGNWEAMSSNIAFEPALQRCICVDIRYVLFIIDKYAGAGHLIKEMKIIRD, encoded by the coding sequence ATGAAGAAGTGTTTTTCAATGATTTTGGGATTATCCCTTTTAATGAATTTTGCGGTAAAAGCCGATGAGGGAATGTGGCTTTTACCCCTTATCAAGAAGCTGAACATTGATACTATGCATTCGCTTGGTTTCAGGCTCACAGCTGAAGATATATACAGCATTAACCACAGCAGCCTTAAAGATGCCGTTGTGATTTTCGGCGGCGGATGCACCGGTGAAATCGTCTCGGATGAAGGTTTGATTCTGACAAACCATCATTGCGGTTATGACGCCATTCAGAATCACAGCACCGTTGAGCACAACTACCTCGAAGACGGCTTCTGGGCCATGAACCATAAAGAAGAACTTCCGAATGAGGACCTTTCGGTAACGTTTCTTGTAAAAGTGGAAGATATAACCGACCTCGTTCTGAAAGCAACTTCAGGCGTGACATCCGAAAAGGAAAGGGATGACAAAGTCCAGGCCGTTTCGGATTCAATCGTTAAGTCGGCAACCCGCGAAACGGATTACGATGCTGACGTAGAGTCGCTTTTCGGCGGAAACAATTACTATCTTTTCGTTTACCAGACTTATAAAGATGTCAGACTTGTTGGCGCTCCTCCCTCATCGATCGGAAAATTCGGCGGCGATACTGATAACTGGATGTGGCCAAGGCATACCGGCGATTTCAGTGTTTTCAGAGTATACAGCGCACCTGACGGCAAACCGGCAGCTTACAGTGATAAAAACATACCTCTCAAACCCAAATATTCGCTTCCGGTTTCTCTTAAAGAAAGGAAACTGAATGATTTCAGTATGGTTATGGGCTATCCCGGAACAACTACAAGGTATATGACTTCTTACGAAATCAAGGAACTCATGAACCTTACAAACGACAACCGGATAAAAATCAGGGGACTCCGGCTTGATATCCTGATGAAGGACATGAGAGCGGATGAAAAAGTAAATATTCAGTACGCATCCAAATATTACACCTCTTCGAATTATTATAAATATTCAATTGGCCAGAACCAGGGTCTTCAGCGTCTTCATATCATGGAAGACAAGCAAAACCAGGAAAAGGAATTCACTGCCTGGATCAGTAAGGATCCCCAAAGGACTGAAAAATACGGGCAGGCTTTGAATCTGATTAAAGATGCCGTAGACAAAAGAGCTTCCTATAAACATGCTGTTCAGTACGTGTATGAAAGCTTACTTACATCATCGGAACTTATTGCATTTGCCAACAGGGCTACAGGACTTTATAATGCTCTTGTTGCTGAGCCCGCAAATACCTCACTTGTGGATTCACTTTCAAAACTACTGAGAACAAGGTATGATGACTTTTCAAAGGAGTACAACCCGTCTACGGATATGAAAGTGATCCCCGCAATGCTCAGGCTTTATAAAGAAAATGTGTCAGAAGAATTTCTTCCGGATATGTACAAGGTGATTGCCTCCAGGTACAAAAACGATTACAATAAATATACAATCGACATGTTTTCGAAATCCATCTTTGCCAATAAGGATAAGTTGGATGCGTTTTTGAAGAAACCTACCCGGCAGGTGCTCGAGAAAGATCCGGCATTCAAGGCAGCACAATCGGTTATGGCAGTTTACCGCAAAGCCTATTATGGCCAGAATGCATCAAGTGATGATTTTAACAAGGGACACAGGTTGTACATTGCAGGTATCCTGGAAATGCATCCTGACAAAAAATACTATCCCGATGCCAACTTCACCATGCGCATGACTTACGGAACCATACAGGATTATAATGCCCGCGATGCCGTGCATTATGATTATATGACAACACTCAATGGCATTATGGAAAAGGAAGATCCGGAAAATCCCGAATTTGTGGTTCCTGCTAAACTTAAGGAACTTTATAAAAACCAGGATTACGGTGAGTATGGCAAAAACAACATCATGCCGGTTTGTTTCATTTCGAATAATGATATTACCGGTGGTAATTCGGGAAGTCCCGTGATCGACGGAGAAGGAGCCCTTATTGGTCTTGCATTCGACGGCAACTGGGAAGCGATGAGCAGCAATATAGCCTTTGAACCGGCTCTTCAGCGCTGTATTTGTGTGGATATACGGTATGTATTATTCATCATCGATAAATATGCGGGCGCCGGACATTTGATTAAAGAAATGAAAATAATAAGAGACTAA
- a CDS encoding MarC family protein translates to MHVKFIDIITVFMVLFAVIDITGSIPYILDIKRRAGDIDSIKATLVAYVILLLFLFIGEPFLNLFGVDIHSFAIAGSFVLLFLGLEMVLGIEFFKYESLKNTSIFPLAFPLIAGAGSMTTIISLKAEYSLWTIFFALTLNMVLVYMVLRATRFFERFLGKTGILILTKVFGIILLAIAIRLFLSNTGIRLPDAA, encoded by the coding sequence ATGCATGTAAAGTTCATTGATATTATCACAGTGTTTATGGTGCTCTTTGCTGTGATCGATATTACAGGATCCATACCCTACATACTCGATATTAAGCGTCGCGCCGGTGATATTGATTCCATAAAGGCGACCCTTGTTGCTTATGTTATTCTTTTGCTTTTTCTTTTTATCGGTGAGCCATTCCTTAATCTTTTCGGCGTAGATATACATTCATTTGCTATTGCCGGATCTTTTGTGCTTTTATTCCTGGGACTTGAAATGGTTCTCGGAATCGAGTTTTTTAAATATGAATCACTTAAAAACACTTCTATCTTTCCCCTTGCTTTCCCACTGATAGCAGGAGCAGGCAGTATGACGACTATTATATCGCTTAAAGCCGAATACAGCCTTTGGACAATTTTTTTCGCTCTTACTCTCAATATGGTACTCGTATACATGGTTCTCAGGGCTACCCGATTTTTTGAACGGTTCCTGGGAAAAACCGGTATACTGATCCTGACCAAAGTTTTCGGTATTATACTGCTTGCCATTGCTATAAGGCTCTTCCTTTCAAATACCGGTATCAGGCTTCCCGATGCAGCATAG
- the rnhA gene encoding ribonuclease HI yields MQHRIVLYTDGAARGNPGPGGYGVVLLSGPHRKELSQGYKLTTNNRMELMAVIAGLEALKSDNCIVTVYTDSKYVADAIEKGWVRSWEQKRFAGKKNADLWIRFLKVYRRHQVKFVWVKGHASITENERCDQLAVAASCGENLPEDTGYQPV; encoded by the coding sequence ATGCAGCATAGAATTGTGCTTTATACCGACGGTGCCGCCAGAGGTAACCCGGGCCCGGGAGGGTATGGTGTTGTGCTTTTATCAGGCCCCCACCGGAAGGAACTTTCACAGGGATACAAGCTTACAACTAATAACCGGATGGAACTGATGGCTGTAATCGCCGGCCTTGAAGCATTAAAATCAGACAACTGCATTGTCACTGTTTATACCGATTCAAAATACGTGGCTGACGCTATAGAAAAGGGATGGGTCCGTTCTTGGGAACAGAAACGCTTTGCGGGCAAAAAGAATGCAGACCTTTGGATCCGGTTTTTAAAGGTTTATCGCAGGCATCAGGTGAAATTTGTATGGGTGAAAGGACATGCCTCTATTACCGAAAATGAACGGTGCGATCAACTTGCAGTTGCAGCCAGCTGCGGTGAGAATCTGCCTGAAGATACCGGTTATCAGCCTGTGTAA
- a CDS encoding SiaB family protein kinase — METTLILDYKGSIRYETIGELIHNFKQSVPSLGIPVSIYKRLLLIMIESLENIMKHSECQPDPELTWLRMERCGNCYTITSSNLMQKENADSLKQRIDLLNSLDAQGVKDFYKSTITNGVFTKRGGAGLGLIEIAKISGNPIKYNFESSGESCMRYTQQITVYEK; from the coding sequence TTGGAGACTACACTTATTCTAGATTATAAGGGCAGCATCAGGTACGAAACTATTGGTGAACTGATCCATAATTTCAAACAGAGTGTTCCGTCTTTGGGTATACCGGTGAGTATTTACAAGCGATTGTTGCTTATCATGATCGAATCGCTTGAAAATATTATGAAACACAGCGAGTGCCAGCCTGATCCGGAATTGACATGGCTCAGAATGGAACGTTGTGGCAACTGTTATACAATCACTAGTTCAAACCTTATGCAAAAAGAAAATGCAGACAGCCTGAAGCAGCGAATTGATTTGCTGAACAGCCTGGATGCACAGGGCGTTAAAGATTTTTATAAATCCACTATTACAAACGGGGTTTTTACTAAAAGAGGCGGGGCCGGACTGGGTTTGATTGAAATAGCTAAAATTTCCGGAAATCCTATAAAGTACAACTTCGAGTCATCAGGAGAATCTTGTATGCGCTATACCCAACAGATCACAGTTTACGAAAAATAA
- a CDS encoding HAD family hydrolase, which yields MEENYSEYIARYLVNQSEILPEPTGMQPHFQADPDVRAVLFDIYGTLVISESGDIEESTITEENLRTALDEAGITINLNPADQRHILPGMLTRFKKEIGRIHTENRSDEKPYPEIDILEIWETILTAYKNENLLHLSNSLCIKCFTFVFEMLSNNIYPMPGMKDVIQKLADKGIPLGIISNAQFYTPVIMNFFLNNRLSEEELVEPFDPDLTVFSYQHMRSKPDLYLFERVKNTCMAKYGIRPEQILFVGNDMFRDIYPASKAGLKTALFAGDRRSLRLRTDKPGMDSVNADYIITDLLQILKTVN from the coding sequence ATGGAAGAGAATTATTCCGAATATATCGCGAGGTATCTTGTTAACCAGTCTGAAATCCTTCCCGAACCTACGGGTATGCAGCCTCATTTTCAAGCTGATCCTGATGTCAGGGCTGTGCTGTTTGATATATATGGCACTCTTGTCATTTCTGAATCAGGCGACATAGAAGAATCAACTATTACGGAAGAAAATCTCAGAACAGCACTTGATGAAGCAGGAATAACCATTAACTTGAACCCGGCTGATCAACGCCATATTTTGCCTGGTATGCTTACGCGTTTCAAAAAAGAAATCGGGAGGATTCATACAGAAAACCGGAGTGATGAAAAGCCTTATCCTGAAATTGATATCCTTGAAATATGGGAAACAATACTAACTGCCTATAAAAACGAGAATTTACTTCATCTTTCTAATTCTTTGTGTATAAAGTGTTTTACCTTTGTTTTTGAAATGCTGTCGAACAACATTTACCCAATGCCCGGTATGAAAGATGTGATTCAAAAACTGGCTGATAAGGGTATTCCGCTTGGAATAATTTCAAATGCACAATTCTATACCCCTGTTATTATGAATTTTTTCCTTAATAACAGGTTGTCCGAAGAAGAACTGGTGGAGCCGTTTGATCCGGATCTCACAGTGTTCTCATACCAGCATATGCGATCAAAACCCGACCTTTATCTTTTCGAACGGGTTAAGAATACATGCATGGCCAAATACGGTATCCGTCCTGAACAGATCCTTTTTGTGGGCAATGATATGTTCAGGGATATTTATCCAGCTTCAAAAGCGGGATTAAAAACAGCGCTGTTTGCCGGCGACAGGCGATCGCTGAGGCTCAGGACCGACAAACCCGGGATGGATTCTGTAAATGCTGATTACATAATTACAGACCTTTTGCAAATTCTGAAAACAGTAAACTGA
- a CDS encoding alpha-amylase family glycosyl hydrolase, translating to MTGQRGSYRIVPDTASFSSVIGQRLQRIYKEEFSEILVNRIMALSAERYPSWSHWDERDIMLITYGNSVRSEQELPLETLSRFVYSHLRETINCIHILPFFPYTSDDGFAVSDYEKVNPTLGSWEHIEVLSRNYYLMADLVINHVSSAHPWFINYLKQVSPGRDYFIENKTGFDYSMVARPRTSALFTEFETAAGPKQVWTTFGPDQVDLNFSNPDVLIEMIRIMILYISKGVRFIRLDAIAYLWKCLGTVCLHMDETHEIVKLLRDVASYVRPGTIIITETNVPNRENWSYFGNNDEAHMVYQFSLPPLLLHSVFFGNSRFLTAWAQQIPEIPADQTFLNYTSSHDGIGVRPLEGLVPANEISALVSGMASFGGLTGMKMNTNGSRSPYELNITWYDAMQGTFRGRDDYGEQRFLTTQAIMMSMKGIPAFYIHSLLATPNNLKGVAVTGHPRTINRAVLEEKEVLLGWETDSPQRRIFFELVRLIKIRRNIRAFHPDCRQEILETNSNALFGFRRADGDSKEIYCVSNLGSKEVSMPFPAKKIKKGYDLISEEKIAPGDHILFKPYQTRWIQFL from the coding sequence ATGACCGGTCAACGTGGCTCATACCGTATAGTTCCTGATACCGCTTCGTTTTCAAGTGTTATCGGCCAACGATTACAGCGGATCTATAAGGAAGAGTTCAGTGAGATTCTTGTAAACAGAATTATGGCCCTCTCTGCTGAACGGTATCCTTCATGGTCACATTGGGACGAAAGGGATATCATGCTTATTACCTATGGCAACAGTGTCCGGAGTGAACAGGAACTGCCTCTGGAGACGCTCAGCCGTTTTGTTTACAGTCATCTCAGGGAAACAATCAATTGTATCCATATTCTACCTTTCTTTCCATATACTTCCGATGATGGTTTTGCAGTAAGCGATTATGAAAAGGTAAACCCGACACTGGGATCGTGGGAACATATCGAAGTGTTGTCTCGCAATTATTACCTGATGGCCGATCTGGTGATCAATCATGTTTCCTCGGCTCATCCCTGGTTTATAAACTACCTGAAACAGGTATCTCCCGGCAGGGATTATTTTATTGAAAATAAAACAGGTTTTGATTACAGTATGGTGGCCAGGCCGAGAACTTCCGCACTTTTTACCGAATTTGAAACCGCTGCGGGACCGAAACAGGTATGGACCACATTCGGACCGGACCAGGTGGATCTTAACTTTTCAAACCCTGATGTGCTTATCGAAATGATAAGGATCATGATCCTTTACATCAGCAAGGGAGTGAGGTTTATACGCCTCGATGCCATTGCATACCTCTGGAAATGCCTTGGTACGGTATGTCTGCATATGGATGAAACACATGAGATTGTAAAGCTTTTAAGAGATGTGGCATCCTATGTGCGTCCCGGCACGATTATCATCACAGAAACCAATGTTCCGAACCGTGAAAACTGGAGCTATTTCGGGAATAACGATGAAGCCCACATGGTGTACCAGTTCAGTCTTCCGCCCCTGTTGCTTCATTCAGTTTTCTTTGGGAATTCGCGGTTTCTTACAGCATGGGCGCAGCAAATTCCTGAGATACCTGCTGATCAAACATTTTTGAATTACACATCATCACATGATGGAATAGGCGTCAGGCCACTTGAAGGACTCGTTCCGGCAAATGAAATTTCAGCTTTGGTTTCCGGAATGGCTTCGTTTGGCGGGTTAACAGGAATGAAAATGAACACGAACGGATCACGGAGCCCTTATGAACTGAACATAACCTGGTACGATGCCATGCAGGGCACTTTCAGGGGCAGGGATGATTATGGCGAACAACGATTTTTGACCACACAGGCCATCATGATGTCAATGAAAGGCATCCCTGCTTTTTACATTCACAGCCTGCTGGCTACGCCGAATAATCTTAAGGGAGTGGCTGTAACGGGCCATCCGCGGACAATAAACAGGGCGGTTCTTGAAGAAAAAGAAGTGCTCCTGGGATGGGAAACCGATTCTCCTCAAAGACGAATATTTTTCGAACTTGTGCGTTTGATAAAAATACGCAGGAATATCAGGGCATTTCATCCCGATTGCCGTCAGGAGATCCTGGAAACGAATAGTAATGCGCTGTTCGGGTTTAGGAGAGCTGATGGTGATTCTAAAGAAATTTACTGCGTATCTAACCTTGGAAGTAAGGAAGTTTCAATGCCTTTCCCTGCAAAGAAAATTAAAAAAGGATATGACCTTATTTCAGAAGAGAAAATAGCTCCCGGGGATCATATCCTTTTCAAACCTTATCAGACCAGGTGGATTCAGTTTCTGTAA
- a CDS encoding YfiR family protein, whose translation MRKRIFTLVFTLFSVCLVNGYSQITNVNQAQSLYIYNFSRLIQWPAGNQSGDFVIGVIGNDELYNSLITYVSNKKVGSQPIVIRKFDNPESLTRCHIIFVGNSKVSAFEDVLLRCQGSNSLIITEKKGMVNFGSAIDFFMDQNKLKFMINSMNAQKYNLTVSKSLEDMAYRN comes from the coding sequence ATGAGGAAGAGAATTTTTACACTTGTTTTCACTTTGTTTAGTGTTTGCCTGGTTAATGGATATTCACAGATTACTAATGTAAACCAGGCACAATCGCTTTACATCTATAATTTTTCAAGGTTGATTCAATGGCCGGCAGGCAATCAGAGCGGCGACTTCGTGATTGGTGTAATTGGTAATGATGAACTTTACAACAGTCTAATTACCTATGTTTCTAACAAGAAAGTGGGTTCACAGCCCATTGTGATCCGGAAATTTGACAATCCTGAAAGTCTTACACGCTGCCATATTATTTTTGTCGGCAATAGTAAAGTTTCTGCATTCGAAGATGTACTTCTCCGGTGCCAGGGATCAAACAGCCTGATTATAACTGAAAAGAAGGGAATGGTAAATTTCGGATCGGCGATCGATTTCTTTATGGATCAGAATAAACTTAAGTTTATGATCAATTCGATGAATGCACAAAAATACAATCTTACGGTAAGCAAATCGCTCGAAGATATGGCTTACAGAAACTGA
- a CDS encoding YfiR family protein: MKKGLFIAALLLVNVFAFSQINSVAEAKSIYIYNFSRMVQWPTESYSNGFTIGVIGANEVYSYLVPYVKNKKVGNLPITVKKFDDASGLSQCNIIYIGNSKVQHFSEIVSRLQGSNSLIITEKKGMINSGAAIDLYLDLDQSKLKFVLNTSNAEKYDLTVSKGLMDMAM, translated from the coding sequence ATGAAGAAAGGATTATTTATTGCAGCATTGCTGCTCGTGAACGTTTTTGCTTTTTCTCAGATCAACTCCGTTGCCGAGGCGAAAAGTATTTATATCTACAATTTCTCAAGAATGGTTCAGTGGCCGACCGAAAGTTATTCAAATGGCTTTACAATCGGTGTAATCGGGGCAAATGAGGTTTATTCATACCTTGTTCCATACGTTAAAAACAAGAAAGTTGGTAACCTGCCTATCACGGTTAAAAAATTTGATGATGCATCAGGGCTCAGCCAGTGCAATATTATCTATATAGGTAACAGCAAAGTTCAACACTTCTCCGAGATAGTGAGCCGGTTACAGGGATCCAACAGCCTTATTATCACTGAAAAGAAAGGCATGATCAATTCAGGTGCGGCTATTGATCTTTATCTTGACCTCGATCAATCAAAATTAAAGTTTGTACTTAACACGTCAAACGCTGAAAAATACGATCTTACAGTTAGCAAAGGGTTGATGGATATGGCTATGTAA
- a CDS encoding alpha/beta hydrolase family protein: MKKLLFPLACMLLSGSIPAQTGKVMDNLSLTSKVLNMDRKYAIYLPPDYETSQRSYPVLYLLHGMGDDQTGWVQFGEVLRIADEAIKSGKATPMIIVMPDANTGQVGYFNDIRGKWRYEDFFFQEFMPFIEKQYRIKSEKRYRAISGLSMGGGGTFVYALHHPELFSSACPLSAYVGPLTVEEQRQRQKDVQGLTDQDLQEYYNKYSVLPLIDKMTDDQRKAVRWYIDCGDDDFLYEGNSLVHIALRKKEIPHEFRIRDGGHTWTYWRASLPEVLAFISDAFHQY, translated from the coding sequence ATGAAAAAACTACTTTTTCCTCTTGCCTGTATGCTTTTATCAGGGAGCATACCGGCACAAACCGGCAAAGTAATGGACAATCTTTCGCTTACAAGCAAGGTCCTGAACATGGACCGGAAATATGCCATTTATCTTCCTCCTGATTATGAAACATCTCAACGCAGTTACCCGGTTTTGTACCTTCTTCACGGAATGGGTGATGATCAGACCGGTTGGGTGCAGTTTGGTGAAGTGCTGCGCATAGCTGATGAAGCAATCAAATCAGGAAAAGCCACTCCTATGATCATTGTGATGCCTGATGCCAATACCGGCCAGGTTGGATACTTCAACGACATCAGGGGCAAATGGCGGTATGAGGATTTCTTTTTCCAGGAGTTCATGCCCTTTATTGAAAAACAGTACAGGATTAAGAGTGAAAAGCGGTACAGGGCCATTTCAGGATTAAGCATGGGAGGAGGCGGAACATTTGTTTATGCCCTGCACCATCCCGAACTTTTCTCATCCGCATGTCCGCTGAGCGCCTATGTCGGACCCCTAACGGTTGAAGAACAAAGACAACGTCAAAAAGATGTCCAGGGCTTAACTGACCAGGATCTGCAGGAATACTACAATAAATACAGCGTGCTTCCTTTAATCGACAAAATGACGGACGATCAAAGGAAAGCTGTCAGATGGTATATCGATTGCGGGGATGATGATTTTCTTTATGAAGGGAATTCTCTTGTGCACATTGCATTGAGGAAAAAGGAAATTCCCCATGAATTCAGGATACGTGATGGCGGCCATACATGGACTTACTGGAGAGCTTCACTTCCGGAGGTTTTAGCATTCATCTCCGATGCTTTCCATCAGTATTAG